Within the Labeo rohita strain BAU-BD-2019 unplaced genomic scaffold, IGBB_LRoh.1.0 scaffold_374, whole genome shotgun sequence genome, the region tattgtttagttatttgtttGCAAACTGCCATTTGATTTTGTTATTACTCCGGTAGCTCCTGAACTCAGTTAATCTGTCCTACAATGAACTGAAGAAGCATGAGTTCAATAACAACTTCATACTACAAGAAATGCCTGTAAGGCTAAGCCAAGATCTTGTCTAGACTTGACTTAAATAGCTTGTGCTACAGCTGCCTTAACAAATGTCTGTGTTCTTATATTTACCTTAATTATCACTGATTATCCCTTGAGTACTGCACTGAATATAAAGTATGAggtaaaataaacatgtttaactTCACTTCAtgatgtagtttttattattatatcactTTTCAAACTATTTTCTAAAACTTAGATAGATATCACTGCAGCCAGTTCTGAGTGGGTGGAGCAGCTTCAAATGGGCAGCTTCATAGAGCCAGATGGGTTGTACAAAGGCCATACCTAACCTCACTTCTAAATTTGACCCCACTACCTTGAGGGTCTCCACCTAGTGCTCAAATCACTGTATGCTGGCGACATCTGCTGGTCAAATTTCTGTAAATGCAATGAGAGCACAATCATGTACATAACAATAACCTTATACAAAccagttaaaaatgttttcaagaaAATGTAATCTGCCTAAACGACAAATTATTAAACacttaaaagatgaaaaagtatcataaaagatGGACAAATagcacaatacattttaaatacaatatagcaaccattcattttaaaagtttcttaatcaaactaatgttaactaatgaaccttattgtaaagtgttaccagctttttatatattgttcatttggGAACAACCCATGGAAATGGAGGGCACTGATACAACTTCTCTCCGATGTGGATCCTCtcatgtgatttcaaatattCTGATCGTTTGAATCTCTTGTcacattgtaaacactggtaaggtttttctccagtgtgagtGCTCTGGTGAAGTTTCAGTTCAGCATCTCTAACAAATGTCTTTCCACACTCAAAGCACATATGATCCTTCACGCCGCTGTGTCTTTTCTGGTGTAATTTTAAGCTACTTATCTGACCAAAACTCCTTCCACAAAAACAACACACGTAAGGCTTTTCCTTTGTATGAACTTTCAGGTGGTCCTTCAGCGCATCTGCCCTAAAGAAATTCTTACCACAGTGATCACAGTTAAATGGTCTTTCTCCAGAATGATGACGCAGATGTGATTTAAAAGTGCATGACTTTCTGAAACTCTTCCCGCATTGATCACACATGtgaggtttctctccagtgtggattttCATGTGATCTTTCAGGGCCCCTTTTTTtgtgaaactcttcccacactgacCACATGTGTGCGGCTTTTCTCCTGTATGGATTTTCATGTGATCCATAAGGGCTCCTTTCTTTgtgaaactttttccacactgatcacatgtgtgCGGCTTTTCTCCAGTATGGATTTTCACGTGATCCTCAAGGGCTCCTCTTTTTGTAAAACTCTTCCCGCACTGATCACACGTGTGCAaattctctccagtgtggatcttCATGTGATCCCTAAGGGTTCCTTTTAGTGTAAAACTTTTCCCACATTGATCACACGTGAAAGGTTTTTCTCCACTATGAACTCTGATGTGAAGTTCAAGACTCTGATTGTTTGagaaactcttcccacactgagGGCAGATAAAAGATGTATCGGctcttcttttcaatgaaaaatTACTTGTAGTGTGTAAGCAACtcaaacatttttcttcagttttgaCATGAAGTTTTTCCTCCACTTCACTCGGTTCTTCACTCTCTGTGTTCTCTTCCATCAGGTCTAAAATGAAAGTAagaaaggttttatttttttttcaattcataAAAGTCAAGAAATGTGAAGGACATGAAAGTGAACCTTGAAGTGATAACAAAAAGTAGAAAACTTATATGCAATATTATGCAATGgcatagcatttaaaaaaacagagcaTATCTGTATATATAATCCAAAATGCTGTCACTACACCCAACAGATAATTGCATCATTTTGCCTCCTTCTGAATGGTCTGAATTCTGTGGTAGGAGATGCAGATCTGCCAAAAGTAAATTAGTTACTTAATTGACGTTTTTGtgaattcaaatattttaagcatttatattttgtttaactatcaaataaaataaaataaataaaaagaataaaaatataattaagaaTAAAAACAGAAGTATAAACCAACCATATGTCCAGGCTATTTGTATCCCAACAGAAGTGAACGGTGTGTGTACATTACAAGAAGTTACTTCATTAGAGTATAAAACAAGAGATGAAACAAGCCTTACAGCATCATCAGTAGAAATCTCACTTTATTTGAAGTgtctgcagtaaaaaaaaaacaaattatatgaCTCTATAGATAAATGTGGAAAGTACAAAACTATTctacattattattacttacaATCTGATATGAATCATATTTTAGTATAACTGAATAGAAAAGATAAATGTGTTAAACTCATAcagcaaaacaaattataacaaCACAATTTTACAGTAGTTGTCTAGCTTCCTTTCTGTGTGGGACACccttttattaacattttattaatcctTTTATTAACTTTCATACAGCGGCATATTTTATCTCATCATATCAAATAGtaccaaactgaatcaaaaatatttcaacaatattGCTTCTAGTGTTGAATTTCcttcacattaaaaaaagtatgaaatattTAGCAGTAACACTTAATATATAGGCtactttaattttaacaatgtaattatttcagattttattttatattatatttaagtattatatttattttataaggtAAATGacaatagttttaaaataaaatcattgcaGCACTACTTGAGATCGACTCCCATGAATTCCCCTCACAGATCACACTTGGTCTTTTGATCAAGTGACattcagtaataataaaattatagctCTAAACATCAAACACGATCATTCACACGAGCATACAGACACAGAGGATTGCTCATGGGTTTATCAATCAACTCGTTCCTCACATCGTTGGCTTCGCGCTAAATATTTGTTTCAGCCGGCAGACGCCAATACAGACGCACAAACAGCGCTTACcagatgaaaacaaaacagaaacgaCCCCTTTAGAAAGgctgcttcttcttcttttggGATTTCATTGGAAACAAATTGGTGCAATACCGCCATCGACTGGTATGGAGTGTGCATCAACATTTTTCCGTTAGACAACAGCACGATACAgctttttaatttgcaatttaTTTGTCAGTTTTAGTCTGACCTTCATTCTTGACATTAAATGGCTCTCAAACCTTGTTTCACtttgtttaaaacaacagaaagaaCATTGGGTTTCAGTCTCCTCTACCCAGTTAATATATTATTAGCTCCTTTAAGTTATTGCACAGCTCTGTTTTAACTGTAACCTCtaaatctgatcaaatgttttaAGCTTTATAACCTTAATGTTCTTTAGCATCATTAATGAAGAATCAAGAATAAACAACAACCTTTTTGTTCTTCAGTATCTTCATGCTCCATTCCACAGGTTTCTGGATCACTTGTTTTCTCACTGttttcttatttacattatCAAAAGCACACCTACTATTTATTGTATAGTAGAAAACTAACTTACTAAAACTGTTCAGCAACAATAATAGTTAGGATGGCACACAGAGTCAagcttttctttattttagctGCTCTTTTTTGCTGTGAACAGAACATTTACATGcgtaaaaagaaaaagaaactgaGCTAAGAGGTACACACATGGataacatgaacaaaaaaatctgaatataaattaagcaaaatacaaaaataataaatatattcttaGACTTCACACTTAAACCTCTGGTCTTGAAGATCACTGAAAACTGCAGATGATGGTTCTTTGTGTTGTCACTTCTTGCAACTGGTTTTGGGCAGGTTTAAACAGGCAGATTAAATGGCtgctctccagtgtggatcctctcatGTATTTTCACATAATCTGACCGTTTGAATCTCTTGTGGCAGTGTGAACACTTGTAAGGCTTTTCTTCACTATGTATTCTCTGGTGCCTTTTCAGTTCAGAATATCTTACAAAAGTCATCCCACAATCGAAGCACATATGATCCTTCACACCGCTGTGTCTTTTCTGGTGTAATCTTAATGCTCCCGACTGACTAAAACTTCTTCCACACAAAGAACAAACGTGAGGCTTCTCCTTGGAATGAACTTTCAGATGGTCCTTCAGCGCATCTGACCTAAAAAATTTATTGTCACACTGATCACAGGTAAATGGTCTTTCTCCAGAATGACGACGCAGgtgtattttaacagtgtgtATCTTTCtgaaactttttccacattgATCACAGGTGTGCGgcctctctccagtgtggactGCCATGTGCCGCTTAAGAGACCCTTTTTGTCTGAAACTCATCCCACATTGATCACATGTGTGtggcttttctccagtgtggatttTCATGTGATCATTAAG harbors:
- the LOC127160522 gene encoding zinc finger protein 585A, with the translated sequence MHISLKVKKNMNEPCRIKHEDTEEQIDLKGENKESEEVTEAEEKHDFKPVIKSTSPSLKRKRKPSFTCSQCGKRLSYKQSLKIHMRVHSKERPFICDQCGTSFALKGSLKHHMKIHTGEKPYTCNQCGQSFTHPSTLKLHVHSHSGERPYNCDQCGKKFIRIGSLRAHFKVHTKEKPYVCSLCGKGFSQMGALKTHQQRHSGVKNHMCFECGKSFIRDAELKQHQKTHTGEKPYKCSHCDKSFSQSGHRKIHERIHTGEKPHTCNQCGMSFTHPNTLRLHLLSHFGERRYNCDQCDKTFVRAVCLKSHQKVHLKEKPYKCSLCERGFTQLSAFKSHQRRHSGEKNYMCFECGKTFITNAELKLHQRIHTGEKPYTCSHCDRRFSWLASLKIHERSHTGEKPYHCSSCEKSFSKLASLLSHRKRKCQMEGEGRTEGATSSCQNWTKIFEKIFHLPSMWKEFHKKGSLRDHMKIHTGEKLHTCDQCGKHFTKKGTLRGHMTIHTGEKPHTCDQCGKSYIRKGALNDHMKIHTGEKPHTCDQCGMSFRQKGSLKRHMAVHTGERPHTCDQCGKSFRKIHTVKIHLRRHSGERPFTCDQCDNKFFRSDALKDHLKVHSKEKPHVCSLCGRSFSQSGALRLHQKRHSGVKDHMCFDCGMTFVRYSELKRHQRIHSEEKPYKCSHCHKRFKRSDYVKIHERIHTGEQPFNLPLITSCNVHTPFTSVGIQIAWTYDLMEENTESEEPSEVEEKLHVKTEEKCLSCLHTTSNFSLKRRADTSFICPQCGKSFSNNQSLELHIRVHSGEKPFTCDQCGKSFTLKGTLRDHMKIHTGENLHTCDQCGKSFTKRGALEDHVKIHTGEKPHTCDQCGKSFTKKGALMDHMKIHTGEKPHTCGQCGKSFTKKGALKDHMKIHTGEKPHMCDQCGKSFRKSCTFKSHLRHHSGERPFNCDHCGKNFFRADALKDHLKVHTKEKPYVCCFCGRSFGQISSLKLHQKRHSGVKDHMCFECGKTFVRDAELKLHQSTHTGEKPYQCLQCDKRFKRSEYLKSHERIHIGEKLYQCPPFPWVVPK